Sequence from the Thermococcus sp. genome:
GTTCATCACCTTTACTGCAGGTGCATTTGCCCTGATTTACAGGGATGAACTTCTAAAGGGAATGCCGGCATTTATGTACGGATGGATCGGTGCGGGCATTGGCTTCATACTGGCCATAATTGTTGTTCCCAGAGTGGTTGCTGGGGACGTTGAGAGGGCCTTCGCGTTGGTGGGGCTTATGATCGTTTCAATGGTCGTTTTTCTGTTTCTGGGAAGGAAGCTCCACTACAGGCCCTTCAACAGGTATCCCAGCTACTAGATATTCTCTCATTCTTTTGATTTAACGGGTCAAAAACAGCGTAAAGGGTCATCAGGTAGTACAACGCCGTGTAGGCCACGGCTTCTCTTCTCCATACTTTTCAATCATTTTTGCACTCAGCTCACGCTGTTGAAGAGCTAGGGATTTAATTATTTAAGGGAAGACATTTTCGAGACTATCACTTACTATCGTTGCCTGTTCCAGTAATTGAACCAACCGTTTGGAAATGGAAAGGGTTAAAACCCTCCCCTCCAATTTTCACACATGGAGAGTGTGGCATCTAACTTTGACGAAGTCTTCGCCCTGGCTAATCTTTTCAGAGCTGGCTACTTTTCAAAAAAACCAAGAAAGAGGAAGCTAAAAGGCTCATGGAGGGAACTGCGTGAATACATCGAAGAGTACAGGGACGTTTCTGGACAGTAGCATCATAATCAATGCTATAGTCGAGACTGAGCTCACCAAGTTTACCGACAGAGTCTTTGAGCGGTTTCCCCTTATAACGTCTGAAACTGTCATAGACGAAAGTGTTTACGTAATAATTCGCAAGCTGTTCGCCGAAATGGGAGTCAAAAATCGCTTCGATGTCAAAAGAAAACTTCAAACTCCCGAGGGTGAGGAAATTATTGAAGAGGCGATAACACTCGTTACGGAGCTTATCGAGGAAAGGAATGTGGCAATAGTCAGGGATGCGGACATATACTTAACGCTCGCAACCATGAAGAAGTATTCGCTCCTTCCTCATGATGCTAAGATAATAGCCACGATGCTTCAAAACGGAATTAGGGAACTGGCAACATTCGATGAGGATTATAAAGTGGTCCAGGGAATTGTTTTGCTCCCCAGAGAATACTGGGAAAAGAAGAAAGATTAAACCAACGGCTTCCTCCTAACGGGGCCCCTTGGGTACTCCTCCTCGAATATCTCCGCTGTGAAGCGGTAGACCTTCGTGTCGGGGTCAAGCCAGCAGTCGGGTGGAAGGCCGGCCTTCCAGCAGGTCTGCGATAAAAACTCCTCCTCGTCCCAGCCCCACTCGATGGGCACCTGCGGGAGCAGTAGCCCGGAGTAAATGCCTTTCTCGATTATCAGCCCGTCCCTGCCGACCTTTATCTTCTTGGGCCTCTCCTCCGGCGGACCTTCGATAGGTTCTGGAGGCGTTAAAACGCTCACCTCGACGACGATATCGTCAAGCTCGCTCTCCCTCACCGGAGGAAAGCGCGGATCATCTACAGCCGCGTAGATTGCCGCCTTTATGGTAGCCTCGACCAACGGGTAAATCGGGAGCGGGAAGCCTATGCAACCCCTCAGGGCCATCTGCGGGGGAACGTTGTGCCTGTTGAGCGTTACGAAGACGCCCATCTTCTCCCATAGCTCCGGGGGGGTGTCTTCTGGTGGTTTTATCACCCTTCCGTACCTCACGTATTCCTCAACGGCTTTTCTCGCGAGCCTGACGAGGAACTCGCCCCACTCGTCCTTTATTCGGTACATCTTTCCTCACCCTTTAAAATTACCTCACGTTAGTTTATTAACCTATCGCAACCCTTAAATTACTGCCGATAGAGATTAAAGCGGGTGTCGAAGGTGGTCATCGTTGAGTTCGTGGTTGTGCCCCTCGGGGAGAAGAGTCTCAGCAGGTACGTTGCGGAGGTGATAAAGCTTTTAGAGAGGAAGGGCGTTAAATACCAGTTGACACCCATGGCTACAATCATCGAGACCGAGACTGTAAGAGAGGCCCTTCAGATAATCGAAGAGGCGCACGAGCTCATGTTTAAACTCGGCGCCGAGAGGGTTTCAACCACAATCAGGATTGACGACCGCAGGGACAAGGAAAGGCACATGGAGGACAAGGTAAAATCCGTGATGGAAAAGGTCAGGGGTGGTTGAGATTAGGGTTCTCGTTCTGGCTATTGACCGAGACGACGACTTCGGGAAGAAGGCGGGCGTTAAGGGGCCGGTCATCGGGCGAGAGGTCTGTATAGACGCAGCCTTAAAGCTCAGCCTGGCAGATCCGGAAGACAGCGATGCCAACGTTGTTTACGCCGCCGTTAAGCTCGCCGATGAGCTCAAAGAAAAGGGGGAGTTCGACGAAGTTGAAGTTGCGATAATAACCGGTCACCCGAAGGTTGGGCTAAAGAGCGATATGGAGCTGGCAAGGCAACTTGAGGAAGTCCTCAAGGTCTTCCCGGCTGATGGCGTCATTCCCGTAACTGACGGCGCCGAGGACGAGCAGATTTTCCCGATAATAACTTCCAGGGTGCCGATAATAACATCTCATCGCGTTGTGGTCAAGCAGAGCCCGGGTATAGAAACCACGTGGTACATCATAGTGAAGTACCTTAAGGAAATTCTGAGCGACCCGGAGGTCGCGAGGGTTGTCTTTGGAATCCCCGGTTTGATGGCGTTGCTCTATGGAATAGCCAAACTTGTTGGTGTCTGGTATCCCGAGAGCGAGAAGATAGTCTCAACGGTAATATGGGGAACCGTTCTCCTCATAATCGGTGGAATCTTCTTCGCCAAGGGCTTTAACTTCAGTCTGGGTAGTGTGGTATCCTCCCTGCGGAAGGCAGTAGTTGAGCAGTTCGTTGTGGTTCTGTCTTTCGTTGCCGGAATCCTTATAATAATAAGTGGGGCAATTAACGCCTATCTCAACCTCGAAAGCTACTCCCTGAAACTGATAGGTAGTTACCCCGGGACGTCTTTACTTGCAACCCTGATTTATCTTAATGCACTGTCAGCTTCCATCGCCTTGGGAATAGCCGTCATGATGGCCGGAAGGGTAATCCAGGCTTACCTCAAGAGGGACCACCACATCTGGTACTATGCCTCTGCCCTTCTCATGACCCCCGCTTTGTGGGTGACGATTGACCTAACTACCCGGTATGCTTTAGCTATACTCACGATTTCTGATATCGATGTCTTCCAGAAGTTGCTCTTTGCTATATTTGATGTTGCCCTTGCAGTCGTGATTGGTGTCTATCTCAGGGGAAAAGTTAGAGGGTGGGTAAAAGTTGAAACTGGAGGAAGCGATACGAAAATACGAACTAAGGCGTGAAGAAGGCCTAAGACGGGCCGAAAAGCTCAGAAAAAAATACAACAAGTGGCTTGAAAAGAAGAAACGGGAACTTTTGAAGGCCCTTGAAAGGCTTGAAAGGGCCCGACCTCCAAAGAAAGTCGATGAGAGGTTGCTCCAGATTGTTGAGGCCGATAGGAGAAACTATGTAAGCGCGATGAGACACGCCTTGGAAGGCATTCGAACAATGGAGGAACTTGGAAAACGGCTCTCGGACCTCTCAAAGATTCATCTTGACTATGGGAAGCACGTCATGATTCTCTTCGAGAAGGAGGTATACGCCATAAACTCTATCCTAAAGGAGCTCAGTGAAGGTTATTCAGAGTTCATGAAGCAACTCGTGAAGGTCCTTCCCCCCGAAATAGAGGTCTCTACAAAGCTGGAAGAGTTAAAAAGAACCCATGAGGAGTTCGTTGAGAAAAAGAAAAGGCTGATTGAACTTGCAGGGCGAGTCGAGGGGGAGAGGAAGAAAGTGGAAGAAGTTCTGTCATCAAAGGAATTCCGCGATATTGAGAAGGAAATCAACGCTGTTTCGGGAAGAATTCGCTCCATAGAACTTGAACTCCGCTCGAAGGTTTCAAAGCTCCAGAAGCCCCTCAAAAGAATGAGGCTCGGAGGAATAGCCGATGAAATCGCCAGGGACAGCGGGGTTGCTCTCGAAAAGCCTGATGAGTTCATTTCGCTCCTCAAGTCTGTATACCCCCGTCTCGACGGAAAGGCCAGAAAATCCGCGGAGTGGTTGCTTGCCAATTTTGAATCGGAGCTTTTGGAGATAAGCAAACTCAAGAGAGAGCTTGTTGAGCTTGAGGAACGGAAAAAGAATGTAGTTGAGAGTATTAAACCCGTTCGTGAAGAACTCGGCTCTTTGGAGAGGGAACTCGCCGTGATTTCCGAGGAACTTCATAAGCTCGAAAAGAAGCTCTCAAAAATTGAGAAAGAGCTCGAAGGTGAGTTGAACAAGCTGGAAGAATACCTCGGCGAGAGAATCGAACGGTAGTCTTATAAGTTAGGCTTTCCTAATTATTTAGGGTGGTGAGGGATGTTCAGGGTGGATAGGCTACGCTTCGGAACGGCAGGAATACCGCTGTCAACCCCTAAGCGCTCAACGATAGACGGTATAATCCACGTCAGGAACCTTGGTCTGGATGCCATGGAGCTTGAGTTCGTCCGCGGGGTCAACATCAAACCCGAGCTGGCGAAGAAGATAAAGTACACCGCCAAAAAGCACGACGTTCTTCTAACGGCTCACGCGCCCTATTACATCAACCTCAATGCGAGCGAGAAAGCCAAAGTTGAAGCAAGCAAGAGGAGGATAATCCAGAGCGCCGAGAGGCTTCACCAGGCCGGTGGCTGGAGCGTCGTTTTCCACGCCGGTTATTACCTCAAGCAACCGAAGGAGAGCGTTTATCAGAGAATCCTTGAGGCCCTGAAGGACGTGCAGAGGGAACTGATGGACAAAGGTGTTAAGGTATGGCTCAGGCCGGAACTCACGGGAAAGCCGACCCAGTTCGGCGAGCTGAGGGAGATAGTAAAGCTGAGCGAAGAACTGGAGATGGTTCTCCCCGCCATAGACTTCGCCCACGCCCATGCGAGAAACAAAGGAAAGTGCAACTCCGTCGAGGAATGGCGCGAGATGCTGGCGTTCATTGAGGACAGGCTCGGTAGGGAAGCCCTCGACAACATGCACATCCACATGTCCGGTATAGAGTACACTGAGAAGGGCGAGAAAAGACACCTACCCCTCAGGGAGAGTGACATGAGGTGGGAGGACTTACTCCGCGTTCTGAAGGAGTTTAGGGTAAAAGGCGTCGTCATAAGCGAGAGTCCCAACATTGAGGAAGATGCACTGCTCATGAAAAGGAAATACGAGGAGATAAAGGTCTAATCAGGCTCTCTCAACTACTCCGTGCTTTTCCAAAATTTCGAGGACCTCCTCAACCGGCAGGGCGTATCTGACATGACCGTTGCCCTCCATCGTCTTCGCCTGCAACAATGCGTTGATTATCGCTTCCTCGGTTGCTTCTGCGGTTGCTCTAAAGAGCCTGCTCAGTGCGTTGTCCGGGAGGAAGCTTACCATTTCTGGTTCTTTTCCAAATGGAACGCTCTGGGCTGTTGAGAACGCTAAAACGACGTCCCCGCTCCCGTGGTATGCGTAGCCACCGGTTCTTGCCAGGCCGATAACCGCTCTCTTCGCGAGCCTCTTCAACTGCCGGGCCGTCAGGGGGGCATCTGTGGCCACCACCATTGATATGCTCCCCCTTCCAGAGGTGCCCCTTCCCGGGTAGTCCTTCAGGTAGAGGCCAACGGGAATTCCGGCAATTGTTAAATCCTCCCTCCTACCGAAGTTTGCCAGAACGAGTGATGCAACTCTGTATTCCTCACCGCCAATCTCGACGACCCTCGACGAAGAGCCTATCCCGCCCTTGAACTCGAAGGCGCTCATTCCAGTGCCAGCCCCAACGGAGCCCTCCTTGAAGTCCAGTCTGGCATTTTTGAGGGCCTCAAAGTAATGCTCCTCCCTAACGGCCATCTTCCGGACGTTGTTGAGATAAGAGTCGTTGCACTCCATAACGACCGGAGAGACGCTCTTCAAATCTTGATTGAGTTCAACCATGTGCTTAACCACCGCACTAGCAACGATATAGACGCTCAGCGTGTTTGTCAGAGCTATTGGCGTCTCGATGTAGCCGAGTTCCTCAACCTGAATGAAGCCTATCGGTTTTGAGAAGCCGTTCATGACGAAGGTTGCCGAGAAAAGCCTCTCCCTGTAGGGGTTCTTTACAGGCGGAAGGAGAACGGTAACGCCCGTCCTTACGTCGTTATCCTCTATTAGCGTTGCGTGACCGACCTTAACGCCTAAATCCGCCATGGAGTTCCTTTTCCCGTGCTCGTAGAGGCCGATTTTTATTCCCAGCTCGGGGGCCTTCATGGTACCCACCCAGTTTACCTTGGAAAAGAAGATTTAACAAACTTGTCCAATCAACGCTTATAAAGATGCAAAACCGAGTTGTGACCATGAAACTCAGGACTGGTTGCCTCATCGCGGTTCCCTCCCTTGCCTTCCTCCTGATTTTCTTCTACCTGCCCCTAGCCGATATCCTACGGCTGGGCCTCTGGGAAGACGGCCCGACGTTACGGTTTATCTCATCCGTTTTGAGCAACTCCTACCACCGCTGGGTTATCCTCTTCACAATCGGTCAGGCCGTGGCGTCGACCATTTTGACTCTCCTAATTGGACTTCCGGGAGCTTACATCTTTGCCAAGTACGACTTCCCGGGAAAGAGGCTAATCCGGGCCCTTCTGACGGTTCCATTCGTAATGCCCGGCATAATGGTGGCCCTTGGATTTATCCTCCTCTTCGGAAAGGACGGGTTCATAGCACACCTGATAGGCCATGACCCCGGGATAATCTACACCTGGAAGGCAATTCTTTTGGCCCACGCATTCTACAACTTTCCGATTGTTGTTAGAATGGTCTCGTCGCTCTGGCAGAGGGTCAATCCCCACTACGAGGAGATGGCCAAAACGCTCGGCGCGAGGGGCTTTAAGCTCTTCTGGAAGGTCACCCTGCCCTTAATCTCGCCGGCGATATTTGCATCCGCAATGCTTACCTTCGTCTTCTGCTTCCTGAGCTTTTCCGTTCCCCTAATCCTCGGTGGTTACCGCTACGTTACAATGGAGGTTGACATCTTCTCGACGGTGATGACGCTCCTTGATTTCAGAACAGGCGCGGCCCTAGCAGTTATTCAGATAGCCCTCAGCGCGCTCTTCATGTACATATACCTTCGTTCCCTCGATGCCTACTCAAAAAGGGAAGAGCAGAGGGTTCTCCAGAGGCCGGCGAGACTTACACGTGAAGACCTTTTCAGCCTCGAGGGACTGGGAATAATCCTATATTCCACTCTCGTTTTCGTCTTCATCGTCGCTCCCCTGATTGCTATAGTATACGATTCCCTTCTCTATAACGGTCATCTGAGCCTTGAGAACTACCGCAGGGTTTTTTCCCCCGAGTATAACCCGATGTTCGGAATCTCTACTCTCGGAACGATTAAAAACTCCCTCCTCTTCGGCTTCACAACCGTTGTCCTCTCAATCCTAATAGCCCTTCCTCTGGCGTATTTCCTCAACCGCTACGATTTCAGGGGGAAAAGGGTTCTCGACGTTTTCGTAATGCTCCCTCTTGCGAGCTCACCAGTAACGGTTGCCCTCGGCTACATCATGGCTTTCCAGTCAACACCTCTCTACTACACCTTCTGGATTGTGGCGATAGCGCATTCCGTGATTGCTTACCCCTTCGTCTTCCGCTCCCTTTCAACGGGGCTCGGTAAGATAAAACGGAACCTGCGCGAGGCGGCCTTAACCCTCGGGGCCAATGAGTGGAGGGCCTTTTTAAAGGTCGAGCTCCCCCTCGCCTTCGGAAGCCTCCTCGTCGGGGCAATCTTTGCCTTCGCGATGAGCATTGCCGAGCTCGGCGCGACCTACATGCTTGCCAAGCCCGAATACACGACCATGAGCCTCGCGGTCTACAAGTTCCTGGGTGCGAGGCATTTTGGGAGTGCCTCGGCTTTATCCGTGCTCCTCATGCTAGTTTCGGCAGTTGGATTCCTGATAATAGAGAGGGTCGGTGAGGAGGTATGGTGAGTGTAGAGCTAAGAAACGTTGAAAAGCGCTGGGAGGGTTTTGAACTTCACGTTGACCTCTCCGTTAAAGACGGCGAGCTTCTCACTTTCCTCGGCCCGAGCGGTTGCGGAAAGACGACGACGCTGAGGATAATAGCGGGCCTTGAGAGGCCCGACTCCGGGAAGGTTCTCTTCAGTGGGAGGGACGTTACCGAACTGGAACCCTACGAGAGGAACATTGGCATAGTTTTCCAGGATTACGCGCTCTTTCCGCACATGACCGTGTTTAAAAACATCGCCTTCGGCCTCGAGATGAGAAAGCTTCCAAGGGCTGAAATCGAAAAAAGAGTGAAGTGGGCCCTTGAGCTCGTGGGTTTGAGGGGGTTTGAGAACCGCTATCCCGAACAGCTCTCCGGTGGACAGCAACAGAGGGTTGCACTTGCCAGGGCCCTCGTCGTTGAGCCGGAGGTTCTCCTCCTCGATGAACCGCTCAGCAACCTCGACGCCAAGATAAGGGAACGTTTGCGGTCGGAAATACGAAGAATCCAGCGTGAGCTCGGCATAACGACGATTTACGTTACCCACGACCAGGAAGAGGCTATGGCGATAAGCGATAGGATAGCCGTCATGAACGTCGGAACCGTTGAACAGGTCGGAAAACCTCTGGAGCTCTATTACAGGCCAAGAACAGAGTTCGTGGCACGTTTTCTCGGGACGGGTAACATACTGGAGCTCGAAGCCGAGAATGGAGTTGCGAGGCTCGGAAACCTTGAGTTCCGTGTTGGTACTAACGGAAAGGTTAGGGTGTTCTTCAGGCCGGAGAGCGTTATTATCACCGAGGGAAACGATGGGAAGGTCGTTGACTACGAGCTCCTTCCCGGCAGAATGAGGCTCTACCTCGATGTTGAGGGCCGTTCAATAATCGCCGAGCGCCCCCTGCCGGATTTGCCATTCGAACCGAATCACGTCCCTTCGAGGGTTGGGATAGTTGTAAGGTCTTTCTCCCTCCTCGGTTTGTAACAAATTTATGTTAAAAAAAGCTTTATAAATTCCAAATATAGCCTTTTTTGTGTCAATTAGGGGGGACGCTCATGAGATGGTTTGAGGAGTACTTCCAGTTTGGAAGGTATGGAACCAACATGAGAACTGAAATCCTTGCCGGCGTGACAACTTTCCTCACAATGGCGTATATCCTCTTTGTGAATCCCCAGATACTCAGCGCTGCAATGGGTAAAGATGCGTTTAATTCGCTCGTCGCGGTTACTGCGCTCTCTGCTGGCATAACGACGATTATCATGGGCCTTTACGCCAGAAAGCCCTTCGCCCTCGCCCCGGGAATGGGACTCAACGCGTACTTCGCCTATACGGTTGCCCCCAAATACGGCTGGAGGGTTGCCCTCGCGGCAGTTTTTGTGGAGGGCTTGATTTTCATAGCGCTCACGCTGACAAGGGTCAGGAGTGCAGTAATCCATGCAATTCCAAAGAGCCAGAAGTACGCCATCGGTGCCGGAATAGGTCTGTTTCTCACACTAATTGGCCTGAACGACGTTGGAATCCTCTCGGCTCAGGTGGAGGGATCGAAGAACGCTATAATATCCCTCGGAAAGACCGTCCTCCTTTCGGGAACACTCAAGTTTACCGGACTTAACACGAGCGTTCTGCTTTCAAAACAGGTTCTCCTGTTCCTCTTTGGTCTCCTCCTAACTGGCGTTCTCATAGCTATGCGCATCAAGGGTGCCCTCCTGATATCAATCCTGACGACAAGCGTTCTCGGCTGGATTACCGGAGCGGCACCTTGGCCGGAGAAACTGTTCTCGACACCCACAATAAGCTACACCTTCATGAAGATGGACCTCCACGGTCTCATTAACGCCGGGGCCCTTGGTGTCGTCTTTGCCTTCTTCATGGTGGACTTCTTCGATACCCTCGGAACGGTAACGGGTCTCAGCGCCAAGGCCGGCTTCCTCACCAAGGACGGCAAGGTTCCGGACGCGGAGAAGGTTCTCCTCACCGATGCGATAGGAACGACTCTCGGTGCCGTCCTCGGAACATCAACCGTTACCACCTACATCGAGAGCGCCGCTGGAATTGAGGAAGGCGGAAGGACGGGAATGACTGCCCTCGTCACGGGCCTGCTCTTCCTTGCGATAGGACTCTTTATTGCACCCTTGGCAAGTTCTATTCCAAGTTTTGCAACGGCCCCTGCACTGGTTATAGTCGGCTACTACATGCTCACCGCCCTTAAGGAGGTTGACTTCAGTGACCACACCGAAGCTTTACCCGCTTTCCTTGTGCTCATCACGATACCATACACATACTCAATAGCCGACGGAATAGGCGTTGGTTTCATAAGCTACACCCTTCTCAAGGTCTTCAGCGGC
This genomic interval carries:
- a CDS encoding DUF373 family protein; translation: MVEIRVLVLAIDRDDDFGKKAGVKGPVIGREVCIDAALKLSLADPEDSDANVVYAAVKLADELKEKGEFDEVEVAIITGHPKVGLKSDMELARQLEEVLKVFPADGVIPVTDGAEDEQIFPIITSRVPIITSHRVVVKQSPGIETTWYIIVKYLKEILSDPEVARVVFGIPGLMALLYGIAKLVGVWYPESEKIVSTVIWGTVLLIIGGIFFAKGFNFSLGSVVSSLRKAVVEQFVVVLSFVAGILIIISGAINAYLNLESYSLKLIGSYPGTSLLATLIYLNALSASIALGIAVMMAGRVIQAYLKRDHHIWYYASALLMTPALWVTIDLTTRYALAILTISDIDVFQKLLFAIFDVALAVVIGVYLRGKVRGWVKVETGGSDTKIRTKA
- a CDS encoding TIGR00296 family protein; the encoded protein is MYRIKDEWGEFLVRLARKAVEEYVRYGRVIKPPEDTPPELWEKMGVFVTLNRHNVPPQMALRGCIGFPLPIYPLVEATIKAAIYAAVDDPRFPPVRESELDDIVVEVSVLTPPEPIEGPPEERPKKIKVGRDGLIIEKGIYSGLLLPQVPIEWGWDEEEFLSQTCWKAGLPPDCWLDPDTKVYRFTAEIFEEEYPRGPVRRKPLV
- a CDS encoding deoxyribonuclease IV is translated as MFRVDRLRFGTAGIPLSTPKRSTIDGIIHVRNLGLDAMELEFVRGVNIKPELAKKIKYTAKKHDVLLTAHAPYYINLNASEKAKVEASKRRIIQSAERLHQAGGWSVVFHAGYYLKQPKESVYQRILEALKDVQRELMDKGVKVWLRPELTGKPTQFGELREIVKLSEELEMVLPAIDFAHAHARNKGKCNSVEEWREMLAFIEDRLGREALDNMHIHMSGIEYTEKGEKRHLPLRESDMRWEDLLRVLKEFRVKGVVISESPNIEEDALLMKRKYEEIKV
- a CDS encoding iron ABC transporter permease; this encodes MKLRTGCLIAVPSLAFLLIFFYLPLADILRLGLWEDGPTLRFISSVLSNSYHRWVILFTIGQAVASTILTLLIGLPGAYIFAKYDFPGKRLIRALLTVPFVMPGIMVALGFILLFGKDGFIAHLIGHDPGIIYTWKAILLAHAFYNFPIVVRMVSSLWQRVNPHYEEMAKTLGARGFKLFWKVTLPLISPAIFASAMLTFVFCFLSFSVPLILGGYRYVTMEVDIFSTVMTLLDFRTGAALAVIQIALSALFMYIYLRSLDAYSKREEQRVLQRPARLTREDLFSLEGLGIILYSTLVFVFIVAPLIAIVYDSLLYNGHLSLENYRRVFSPEYNPMFGISTLGTIKNSLLFGFTTVVLSILIALPLAYFLNRYDFRGKRVLDVFVMLPLASSPVTVALGYIMAFQSTPLYYTFWIVAIAHSVIAYPFVFRSLSTGLGKIKRNLREAALTLGANEWRAFLKVELPLAFGSLLVGAIFAFAMSIAELGATYMLAKPEYTTMSLAVYKFLGARHFGSASALSVLLMLVSAVGFLIIERVGEEVW
- a CDS encoding MTH1187 family thiamine-binding protein, whose product is MVIVEFVVVPLGEKSLSRYVAEVIKLLERKGVKYQLTPMATIIETETVREALQIIEEAHELMFKLGAERVSTTIRIDDRRDKERHMEDKVKSVMEKVRGG
- a CDS encoding ABC transporter ATP-binding protein, producing MVSVELRNVEKRWEGFELHVDLSVKDGELLTFLGPSGCGKTTTLRIIAGLERPDSGKVLFSGRDVTELEPYERNIGIVFQDYALFPHMTVFKNIAFGLEMRKLPRAEIEKRVKWALELVGLRGFENRYPEQLSGGQQQRVALARALVVEPEVLLLDEPLSNLDAKIRERLRSEIRRIQRELGITTIYVTHDQEEAMAISDRIAVMNVGTVEQVGKPLELYYRPRTEFVARFLGTGNILELEAENGVARLGNLEFRVGTNGKVRVFFRPESVIITEGNDGKVVDYELLPGRMRLYLDVEGRSIIAERPLPDLPFEPNHVPSRVGIVVRSFSLLGL
- a CDS encoding PIN domain-containing protein codes for the protein MNTSKSTGTFLDSSIIINAIVETELTKFTDRVFERFPLITSETVIDESVYVIIRKLFAEMGVKNRFDVKRKLQTPEGEEIIEEAITLVTELIEERNVAIVRDADIYLTLATMKKYSLLPHDAKIIATMLQNGIRELATFDEDYKVVQGIVLLPREYWEKKKD
- a CDS encoding P1 family peptidase, which codes for MKAPELGIKIGLYEHGKRNSMADLGVKVGHATLIEDNDVRTGVTVLLPPVKNPYRERLFSATFVMNGFSKPIGFIQVEELGYIETPIALTNTLSVYIVASAVVKHMVELNQDLKSVSPVVMECNDSYLNNVRKMAVREEHYFEALKNARLDFKEGSVGAGTGMSAFEFKGGIGSSSRVVEIGGEEYRVASLVLANFGRREDLTIAGIPVGLYLKDYPGRGTSGRGSISMVVATDAPLTARQLKRLAKRAVIGLARTGGYAYHGSGDVVLAFSTAQSVPFGKEPEMVSFLPDNALSRLFRATAEATEEAIINALLQAKTMEGNGHVRYALPVEEVLEILEKHGVVERA
- a CDS encoding NCS2 family permease, whose translation is MRWFEEYFQFGRYGTNMRTEILAGVTTFLTMAYILFVNPQILSAAMGKDAFNSLVAVTALSAGITTIIMGLYARKPFALAPGMGLNAYFAYTVAPKYGWRVALAAVFVEGLIFIALTLTRVRSAVIHAIPKSQKYAIGAGIGLFLTLIGLNDVGILSAQVEGSKNAIISLGKTVLLSGTLKFTGLNTSVLLSKQVLLFLFGLLLTGVLIAMRIKGALLISILTTSVLGWITGAAPWPEKLFSTPTISYTFMKMDLHGLINAGALGVVFAFFMVDFFDTLGTVTGLSAKAGFLTKDGKVPDAEKVLLTDAIGTTLGAVLGTSTVTTYIESAAGIEEGGRTGMTALVTGLLFLAIGLFIAPLASSIPSFATAPALVIVGYYMLTALKEVDFSDHTEALPAFLVLITIPYTYSIADGIGVGFISYTLLKVFSGRWKEVHPLMYILALVFVAYFAYLGGLF